Proteins co-encoded in one Psychromonas sp. L1A2 genomic window:
- a CDS encoding cupin domain-containing protein, producing MTVKVLKDVIGTDLPLLDIPGIKAYLTDVTASDNTTSPIAAGMFRLDKSNPLDFTYKYDEMKIVLEGEVTVEDEQGTSHELVAGDLIQFSKGAKVIFSTPSSGLMFYVAQRKFGEL from the coding sequence ATGACTGTAAAAGTTCTTAAGGATGTTATTGGTACAGATCTTCCATTGTTGGATATACCAGGAATTAAAGCATATTTAACCGATGTTACTGCTTCTGATAATACTACAAGCCCAATAGCTGCCGGTATGTTCCGTTTGGATAAAAGTAATCCTTTAGATTTCACATATAAATATGATGAGATGAAAATTGTGTTAGAGGGAGAGGTTACTGTTGAAGATGAACAAGGTACTTCACATGAGTTAGTTGCAGGGGATTTAATTCAGTTCTCTAAAGGCGCTAAAGTCATTTTCAGTACACCATCATCAGGTTTAATGTTTTATGTCGCACAGAGAAAATTTGGCGAACTATAA
- a CDS encoding 4Fe-4S dicluster domain-containing protein — protein MPYVVTDNCNACRFTECVSSCPVSCFHFDEKMLYINPDVCIECGACETACPVQAIHDVATLPDELEEWIDINEERSQILPVISEAQAPLSTAEHRKSELGF, from the coding sequence ATGCCGTATGTTGTCACTGATAATTGTAATGCTTGTCGTTTTACCGAATGTGTTTCGTCTTGTCCGGTATCTTGCTTTCATTTTGATGAAAAAATGTTGTATATCAACCCTGATGTATGCATTGAATGTGGCGCTTGTGAAACCGCCTGTCCTGTGCAGGCGATACATGATGTTGCGACACTACCCGATGAGCTGGAAGAATGGATAGATATTAATGAGGAACGCTCTCAAATTTTACCCGTCATTTCTGAAGCACAAGCACCGTTATCAACGGCAGAACACAGAAAAAGTGAATTAGGATTTTAA